The following are from one region of the Stigmatella ashevillena genome:
- a CDS encoding response regulator, producing MLELKRILLVEDSANDVALSMAALEEINLANEVVVVGDGQQALDFLRRQGAYAGRTDGHPAVVLLDLKLPKVDGLEVLAQLKNDPELRTIPVVMLTSSREEQDLTRSYGLGVNAYVVKPVAFPDFVTALRELGLFWAVVNQPPPGTQTRRGQ from the coding sequence GTGCTCGAGCTCAAGAGAATCCTACTGGTGGAAGACAGCGCCAATGATGTGGCCCTCTCGATGGCAGCCTTGGAGGAGATCAACCTGGCCAACGAAGTCGTCGTGGTGGGGGATGGCCAGCAGGCGCTCGATTTCTTGCGGCGGCAGGGAGCGTATGCGGGGAGGACGGACGGGCATCCCGCGGTCGTCTTGTTGGACTTGAAGTTGCCCAAGGTGGACGGCCTGGAGGTCCTGGCCCAGCTCAAGAATGATCCCGAGTTGAGGACCATCCCCGTGGTGATGCTGACCTCGTCGCGGGAAGAGCAGGATCTGACGCGCAGCTATGGCCTGGGCGTCAACGCCTACGTGGTGAAGCCCGTGGCGTTCCCAGACTTCGTCACGGCCCTCAGGGAACTGGGGCTCTTCTGGGCGGTGGTGAATCAACCGCCGCCGGGAACTCAAACCCGCAGAGGCCAGTGA
- a CDS encoding cupredoxin, with translation MSPGWKRHLGLATCLTLGLLAWELLLVTLFAEGADARVTERVVVGMAWDAAIFLPLWTVASWRALRPGRRQSVPGAAAKVSLIFLALLLPVAGARGLLRQQEAVAGVPGVQPGASISAFQEEAPGDARFLCSVAGPGAGRAPEPEGPLARGWAGMRDGVPLQVAVFPLALAFLGVQAWFRAGGFLARKTWRPVLVLTVAFLGTCVWRTGAVKQTAGSPLSDEARFAAGCAPDAPVRTYELAAISVDIPLNAHGDHIPGGLMYVREQDVPAVRAQERRSVHERVSPGLGQDPIQPLVLRANLGECLVLSFTNRLEQGPASLSIEGLGFTVLERTSLEGFVPRTAIPVGQRLTYVVPLPGSAGAQGAYLLHDGGDGARREAHGLFGALVLEPKGSVFRHPETGEPSPGTGWHALIDVPRGEGQDFREVVLLSHAMGPPEVADVRLESGQMLPELNEMAGPFRPGAFGFNYRSEPFFEREEDPARGAGPPRPFVARGLSTPMPRSYRGEAVTLHMLQAGSPEFHAYSLRSARPQREQGVPSAVLQFLRPGRGIALGHGTDAPRLPEVAGDFVFHCRMPNHSMGGMQGTWRVLETPEPGLAPLRETDGQ, from the coding sequence GTGAGCCCAGGCTGGAAGCGGCATCTGGGGCTTGCCACGTGCCTGACGCTGGGACTGCTTGCCTGGGAACTTCTGCTGGTGACGCTCTTCGCGGAGGGAGCGGATGCGCGCGTGACGGAGCGGGTGGTCGTCGGTATGGCGTGGGACGCCGCGATCTTTCTTCCCCTCTGGACCGTGGCGTCGTGGCGCGCCTTGCGCCCGGGCAGGCGCCAGAGTGTTCCAGGGGCCGCGGCGAAGGTGTCCCTGATCTTTCTGGCCTTGCTGCTGCCCGTGGCGGGGGCGCGGGGGCTTCTGCGGCAACAGGAGGCAGTCGCCGGAGTGCCGGGAGTCCAGCCCGGAGCAAGCATCTCCGCCTTTCAGGAGGAGGCTCCCGGCGACGCCCGGTTCCTCTGCTCGGTGGCCGGTCCTGGCGCGGGCCGCGCGCCGGAACCCGAAGGGCCCCTGGCCAGGGGGTGGGCGGGCATGCGTGATGGGGTGCCGCTCCAAGTGGCGGTCTTTCCGCTGGCGCTCGCTTTTCTAGGGGTCCAGGCCTGGTTTCGTGCAGGGGGCTTCCTGGCGCGCAAGACTTGGCGGCCCGTGCTGGTGCTGACGGTGGCATTTCTGGGCACGTGCGTCTGGCGAACTGGCGCCGTGAAGCAGACTGCGGGAAGCCCCTTGTCTGACGAGGCCCGGTTCGCGGCGGGGTGTGCTCCGGACGCCCCTGTCAGGACCTACGAACTGGCGGCCATTTCCGTGGACATCCCCCTCAACGCCCACGGCGATCACATTCCAGGAGGCCTCATGTATGTCCGCGAGCAGGATGTGCCTGCTGTGCGGGCGCAGGAGCGGCGCTCGGTGCATGAACGGGTGTCGCCGGGCTTGGGCCAGGATCCCATCCAGCCCCTCGTGCTCCGGGCGAACCTGGGAGAGTGCCTGGTCCTGTCCTTCACGAACCGGCTTGAGCAAGGACCCGCGTCCCTGAGCATCGAGGGGTTGGGATTCACCGTGTTGGAGAGAACATCCCTGGAAGGCTTTGTCCCGCGGACGGCCATTCCAGTGGGACAGCGGCTGACCTATGTCGTCCCCCTGCCTGGGAGTGCTGGCGCGCAAGGCGCATATCTCCTCCATGATGGAGGAGACGGAGCGCGCCGGGAGGCGCATGGGCTCTTTGGCGCCTTGGTGCTGGAGCCCAAGGGCTCCGTGTTCAGGCACCCCGAAACGGGGGAACCCTCTCCGGGAACGGGCTGGCACGCCCTCATCGATGTCCCCCGGGGAGAAGGGCAGGACTTCCGCGAAGTGGTCTTGCTGTCCCACGCCATGGGGCCGCCAGAAGTGGCGGACGTGAGGCTGGAGAGCGGGCAGATGCTCCCGGAACTCAACGAGATGGCGGGCCCCTTTCGTCCAGGCGCGTTCGGATTCAATTACCGCAGCGAGCCTTTTTTCGAGCGAGAGGAAGACCCCGCGAGAGGCGCGGGCCCGCCGCGTCCTTTTGTGGCAAGAGGGCTTTCCACACCGATGCCGCGCTCCTATCGGGGAGAGGCTGTGACGCTGCACATGCTCCAGGCAGGCAGCCCGGAGTTTCACGCCTATTCCTTGCGGAGTGCGCGCCCGCAGAGGGAGCAGGGAGTGCCGTCCGCGGTTCTTCAGTTCCTGCGCCCAGGGAGGGGGATCGCCCTGGGCCACGGGACGGACGCGCCCCGCCTGCCGGAGGTGGCGGGAGACTTCGTCTTCCACTGCCGCATGCCCAATCATTCGATGGGAGGAATGCAGGGAACCTGGCGTGTGCTGGAGACCCCCGAGCCGGGGCTCGCGCCGCTGCGGGAGACGGACGGCCAGTAA